The genomic window TAAAATGAAATAACCATTTATTATGTTTAAAACAATTGATATTTTTACAGTATAATTTTAGCTAATGAATTTCTTCAAGAGAAAATTTTATCAAATACTTTCCAAGTATCTTAAGAGCAAGACTGGTGCTAATTTGGCTTATATAAAAGCACAGTATTATTTAAAGAATGAAAAGCGATTAAATATAGATCAGCCGGAAGAGTTTATGGAAAAACTACAATGGTTGAAAATGAATGTTTACAATGAGAAGTATAAGGATTTTGTAGATAAGTATGAGGTTAGAGATTTTGTTAAAAACAAAGTTGGAAGTAAATATCTTGTCGATTTTATTGGTGTATATGATAATGTGGATGATATAGATTTTGAAGAATTGCCAAATCAATTTGCCCTCAAAGGGACTCATGGGTCTGGTTATAATGTTATTGTGGAAGATAAATCTAAAATAAATGGGGATGAAGTAAAAAAAACGCTAAAAAAATTTTTAGAACTTAATTATTACGACAAGTATAAAGAGCCTATTTATCGTACGATTAAACCTAGAATCCTAGCTGAGCATTACTTGGATCAAACTGATAGTGAAAATATTGTAGATTATAAGTTTTTCTGTATTCATGGTAAGCCAAAATACATTTGGACTAAAACATTCTATAATGGGAAATATAGAAATTGCTACTACGATTTAGAATGGAATAAGGTTAAGGGAGATTCTAATTCAAAAAATTTTTTAGATAAAGATTTACCAAAACCAAGTAACCTAGGAGAATTAATAGATATTGCTGAAAAGTTATCTAGCGAGTTTATATTTGTACGTGTAGACCTCTATTCTATAAATGGAAAACCTTATTTTGGAGAACTTACATTTTTTCCCTGGGCAGCTCTTAAACGTTTATCGGTAGAAAGATTAAATAAAGAACTAGGCAATTTAATACATTTACCTATTGAAGTTGATGCTTAGACAACTCATCATACATTTTCTTAGCAATAACTTTCTTGGTAAAGTTATCTAATAAATATTGGTATCCATTTTTGGTAAATTTATCTTGTAGGTTTTCGTCATGCATTAGTAAAGTTACTTTTTCTGCAAAATCTTTAGGATTGCCTGCCTTGGCTAAAAGACCGGTTTCGCCATCTACAATGACTTCAGAAATGCCACCAGCATCGGCAGCTACAATAGGAACTTTACAAGCATAAGATTCTAAAAGAACTCCTCCTGTAGGTTCATTATTTGAAGTGAATAAAAACAAATCAAATTCTGGTAAAATTTCAGGAACATCTCTTCTAAAGCCTGTAAAAATAATGTGCTCTGTTAGGCCTTTTTCTTCAACATAATCCTTTATGTCTTGCTCCATACTGCCTTTACCAACAAGTATATATTTGGCTTTAATAGCATTTTCTTTAACTAAAATTTCAACAGTGTCTACCCAAGTGTAGTGGTCTTTAAACCCTGTGAATTCGGCAATATTCCCAATTATTTTATAGTCTTTTGGAATGTTGAATTCTTCATGTAAAATTCCGGTGCCTTCTTGCTTTTTAAATTTATTTACATCAGTAACACTACCTATTACAGTTAATTTACTATGGTTTTTAACTGCAAATTTTAAAGATTCTACAACAGGTTGAGAGACACAAATAATTTTTTTTATGCCTTTGTAATTGTATTTCCACTTTCTGAAAAAATTGGTATCTACACGTTTTATTAGTGTTCTACAAAGTACTAGAGGTACTTTCATTCCGAATAAAAAATGTGCTAAAACCGCTATAGTATGCGCTTTACTGCTGTGAATGAAAATTACTGAAGCTTGTTTTTCTTGGGCTAACTTTTTAAATTCTTTTGCGTAAGATAAACTGTATTCAGATTTATATTCAAACGGAATTACTTGCATGCCTTTTTCGGTTGCAATACGTTCTACTTCAGAGCCTATAGGGCAAACAATCCATTGGTCTTCTACATA from Winogradskyella sp. MH6 includes these protein-coding regions:
- a CDS encoding ATP-grasp fold amidoligase family protein encodes the protein MNFFKRKFYQILSKYLKSKTGANLAYIKAQYYLKNEKRLNIDQPEEFMEKLQWLKMNVYNEKYKDFVDKYEVRDFVKNKVGSKYLVDFIGVYDNVDDIDFEELPNQFALKGTHGSGYNVIVEDKSKINGDEVKKTLKKFLELNYYDKYKEPIYRTIKPRILAEHYLDQTDSENIVDYKFFCIHGKPKYIWTKTFYNGKYRNCYYDLEWNKVKGDSNSKNFLDKDLPKPSNLGELIDIAEKLSSEFIFVRVDLYSINGKPYFGELTFFPWAALKRLSVERLNKELGNLIHLPIEVDA
- a CDS encoding glycosyltransferase family 4 protein; this translates as MRLIQFTASNGWRGHEQKIIYLYEAFKAEGYVEDQWIVCPIGSEVERIATEKGMQVIPFEYKSEYSLSYAKEFKKLAQEKQASVIFIHSSKAHTIAVLAHFLFGMKVPLVLCRTLIKRVDTNFFRKWKYNYKGIKKIICVSQPVVESLKFAVKNHSKLTVIGSVTDVNKFKKQEGTGILHEEFNIPKDYKIIGNIAEFTGFKDHYTWVDTVEILVKENAIKAKYILVGKGSMEQDIKDYVEEKGLTEHIIFTGFRRDVPEILPEFDLFLFTSNNEPTGGVLLESYACKVPIVAADAGGISEVIVDGETGLLAKAGNPKDFAEKVTLLMHDENLQDKFTKNGYQYLLDNFTKKVIAKKMYDELSKHQLQ